From Sporosarcina sp. 6E9, a single genomic window includes:
- a CDS encoding DctP family TRAP transporter solute-binding subunit: MLKKIAFSIVLMIILAGCSEDGGEKVKLQLGHALSEGTPASDLINEMAENIAEKTDGRVEIDVFPNSQLGSETEMLEQVKMGTMESAAIMIGSMQSLDMRMAIEDLPYMWKDIDHARAAYDGKFGDYLADVMDEQGMKKIGYVEWGFRHITNNKKPIVTPEDMNGLKIRVAQSKLRIDAFEELNAMPTAMAFSEVYGALQTGALDAQENPLANIVAPKFDEVQDYLSLTGHFYNTIMMVVENDTWDKISEDDQKVILDESARISKEVQVKNDEAEKGYVEELKSRGMTVNEDVDSDAFREKMLPVYDKWEKDVFGEELMDIYREASGW; encoded by the coding sequence ATGTTGAAGAAGATTGCATTTTCAATCGTACTGATGATTATCCTAGCGGGGTGTTCAGAAGACGGTGGAGAGAAAGTGAAGTTACAACTAGGACATGCATTATCAGAAGGAACACCAGCATCCGATTTAATCAATGAGATGGCTGAAAATATCGCAGAGAAAACAGATGGTCGTGTCGAAATTGATGTATTCCCGAACAGTCAACTGGGATCAGAAACTGAAATGTTGGAGCAAGTTAAAATGGGAACGATGGAATCAGCAGCAATTATGATAGGATCCATGCAATCTCTCGACATGCGTATGGCAATCGAAGACTTACCTTATATGTGGAAAGACATCGATCATGCGCGAGCCGCATATGACGGTAAATTTGGGGACTATCTAGCAGATGTAATGGATGAACAAGGCATGAAAAAAATTGGTTATGTCGAATGGGGTTTTAGACATATCACAAATAACAAAAAACCAATCGTAACACCTGAAGATATGAACGGATTAAAAATTCGTGTTGCGCAATCTAAACTTCGCATTGATGCATTTGAAGAATTAAATGCAATGCCGACAGCGATGGCGTTCAGTGAAGTTTATGGTGCTTTACAAACAGGCGCATTAGATGCCCAAGAAAATCCTTTAGCTAATATTGTCGCACCGAAATTTGATGAAGTTCAAGATTATCTATCTTTAACTGGCCATTTTTACAACACAATTATGATGGTCGTTGAAAACGATACTTGGGACAAAATTTCTGAAGATGATCAAAAAGTTATTTTAGATGAGTCTGCTAGAATTTCAAAAGAAGTTCAAGTGAAGAATGATGAAGCAGAAAAAGGCTATGTTGAAGAACTTAAAAGTAGAGGCATGACGGTGAATGAAGATGTAGATTCAGACGCTTTCCGTGAAAAAATGCTTCCTGTGTATGATAAGTGGGAAAAAGATGTTTTTGGAGAAGAGTTAATGGATATTTATCGTGAAGCTTCCGGTTGGTAA
- a CDS encoding TRAP transporter small permease, with translation MLPKLTDNIVKVLSILCVIAITGLTVIVFVQVFSRFIKLSMPGTEELARLLIVWLTFLGTSLAIHQKMHLGVRYFVGLVSKNKQRVIDFVIHIIMIVFFGILMIYGFKLTWSTMATTSSTLQLPMGLFYGVIPISSIFSIYFILNNMFNPTSRGAKGREATL, from the coding sequence ATGTTGCCGAAATTGACCGACAATATAGTGAAAGTCCTTTCGATATTATGTGTAATCGCAATTACGGGATTGACAGTTATCGTATTTGTGCAAGTCTTTTCACGATTTATCAAGTTATCGATGCCTGGAACTGAAGAGTTAGCGAGATTGCTAATTGTTTGGCTGACATTCCTAGGAACAAGTTTAGCCATTCATCAAAAAATGCATCTCGGGGTAAGGTATTTTGTAGGTTTGGTTAGTAAAAATAAACAAAGAGTAATAGACTTCGTTATACATATTATTATGATTGTATTCTTTGGTATTTTAATGATTTATGGATTCAAATTAACATGGTCGACTATGGCAACAACTTCTTCGACACTGCAATTACCAATGGGGTTATTTTATGGTGTCATTCCAATCAGCTCGATATTTTCGATTTACTTCATCCTAAATAATATGTTTAATCCTACTAGCCGTGGCGCTAAGGGCAGGGAGGCGACCTTATGA
- a CDS encoding TRAP transporter large permease, translated as MIIAILIAFFTLLFLGMPIAFTIGIVSAGVLIFSDISLEIMVQRMFAGVNNFSYLALPLFILAGNIMGEGGLTRRLIALADALVGRFSGGLGMTAVVTSAFFGAVSGSTVATTYAVGSVVVPRMKEQKYSNSFIASIIGPAGVLGLIIPPSITMVILGITANISIGKLFIAGFLPGILLTVVLCIYVAFMSKKKGFGVVEQSNPSGKEFLKIALQAFFPLMAPIFILGGIFSGLVTATEAAVIAVVYGFILSIFYKELTFKKFKEIMINSASTSAIILIIISVASAFTYVLTANRIPEMISKFFLQFASTPLQFLLVVSVILFILGTLTEVTSLIILLSPIFMPIAMQYGIDPIHFGMVLIMNFALANITPPVGLSLIAGCSITDKEMGIEDTFPYVLHIIGIVAVVVLLIIFFPAISTFLPNLFE; from the coding sequence ATGATTATCGCCATTTTAATCGCGTTTTTCACATTACTTTTTTTAGGAATGCCCATCGCGTTTACTATCGGAATTGTCTCGGCAGGCGTATTGATTTTTAGTGACATTTCATTAGAAATAATGGTCCAAAGAATGTTTGCTGGGGTTAACAACTTCTCTTATCTAGCACTTCCGCTATTTATACTGGCTGGAAATATTATGGGTGAAGGCGGGCTTACTCGAAGATTAATAGCGCTCGCAGATGCATTGGTCGGAAGGTTTTCAGGTGGATTAGGCATGACGGCAGTGGTCACAAGTGCTTTCTTTGGAGCAGTATCAGGCTCAACTGTAGCTACCACATATGCTGTTGGATCTGTCGTTGTCCCAAGAATGAAAGAACAAAAGTACAGCAACTCCTTTATCGCCAGCATCATTGGTCCTGCGGGCGTACTAGGATTAATCATCCCGCCGAGTATAACAATGGTTATATTAGGAATCACAGCAAATATATCAATTGGAAAACTATTCATCGCTGGATTTTTACCTGGTATTCTACTAACAGTCGTGCTCTGTATATATGTGGCCTTCATGTCGAAGAAAAAAGGTTTCGGTGTCGTCGAACAATCGAATCCATCAGGGAAAGAGTTTTTGAAAATTGCTTTGCAGGCATTTTTCCCATTAATGGCACCCATCTTTATTTTAGGCGGTATTTTCAGTGGACTCGTCACAGCGACGGAAGCAGCGGTCATTGCGGTCGTGTACGGTTTCATCTTATCGATTTTTTATAAGGAATTAACGTTTAAAAAGTTTAAAGAAATTATGATTAACTCTGCATCGACTTCTGCAATTATTTTAATTATTATTTCAGTTGCGAGCGCATTTACTTACGTGCTAACAGCGAATCGCATCCCTGAAATGATATCCAAATTCTTTTTGCAGTTTGCAAGTACGCCATTACAGTTCCTCTTAGTCGTATCGGTGATCTTATTTATCCTTGGTACGTTAACCGAGGTTACGTCGTTAATCATTTTATTAAGCCCAATCTTCATGCCAATCGCTATGCAATACGGAATCGATCCAATCCATTTCGGAATGGTGCTGATTATGAACTTTGCATTAGCGAATATTACACCGCCAGTAGGCCTATCGTTGATTGCGGGATGTAGTATTACGGATAAGGAAATGGGGATTGAGGACACATTCCCGTATGTATTGCACATCATTGGAATTGTAGCTGTTGTCGTTTTACTCATTATATTTTTCCCAGCGATTTCAACCTTTTTGCCAAATCTATTTGAGTAA
- a CDS encoding cupin domain-containing protein, protein MIRNTQEKTVIENAHGGIGKIEIHKKITKEDQVEGLSLFAKVVVSPHSTIGYHQHTDDAEAYYLLKGEGIFLDHNEARVPVKAGDLCLIKKGQSHGLENLTDQELEMIAVVY, encoded by the coding sequence ATGATTAGAAATACACAAGAAAAAACGGTCATTGAAAATGCGCACGGTGGGATAGGAAAGATTGAAATCCATAAAAAGATCACGAAGGAAGATCAGGTGGAGGGGTTATCGTTATTTGCCAAAGTAGTGGTAAGCCCCCACTCGACAATCGGCTATCATCAGCATACGGACGATGCGGAAGCTTATTATTTGTTGAAAGGCGAAGGGATTTTCCTTGATCACAACGAAGCGCGGGTTCCTGTAAAAGCGGGCGATTTATGTCTTATTAAAAAAGGGCAGAGTCATGGATTGGAGAATCTTACTGATCAAGAATTAGAGATGATTGCGGTTGTTTACTAA
- a CDS encoding GntR family transcriptional regulator, protein MKKIKQSETLADQAYDLLKKAIIMGKLKGDESLPEEKIAADLGISRTPLRDALNRLAAEGLVIHKKGRPAVVASFTKENSLEFMELRTLLEVNNIEKIISKIDASFLLLLEENLANQLDAIERDHYHDFIELDREFHLLLASPNKNSEFRNMIHRVNTGVNRAFLILSSTLPTSAKGAYEEHVDIVEALRKKDIRLARNKIIVHLDNVEKRFLGYYAKN, encoded by the coding sequence ATGAAGAAGATTAAACAAAGCGAGACGTTGGCTGATCAGGCGTATGACTTACTAAAGAAAGCAATTATAATGGGGAAGTTAAAAGGCGATGAGTCGTTGCCGGAGGAGAAGATTGCTGCTGACTTGGGAATTAGTCGGACGCCTTTACGCGACGCGCTTAATCGGCTTGCAGCTGAAGGACTGGTCATACATAAAAAAGGTCGTCCTGCGGTTGTAGCTAGTTTTACGAAAGAAAATTCCTTGGAATTCATGGAGTTACGAACCTTGTTAGAAGTGAATAATATTGAAAAAATCATCTCAAAAATAGACGCATCATTTTTGCTTTTATTGGAAGAAAATCTTGCCAATCAATTAGATGCGATTGAACGGGATCATTACCATGATTTCATTGAATTAGACCGTGAATTTCATTTATTATTGGCGTCGCCAAATAAAAACAGCGAGTTTAGGAATATGATTCACCGCGTAAATACAGGCGTCAATCGTGCGTTTTTAATCTTATCGAGCACGTTGCCAACGAGTGCAAAAGGTGCTTATGAAGAGCATGTAGATATCGTCGAGGCGTTAAGGAAAAAAGATATCCGATTGGCTAGAAATAAAATCATTGTTCATTTAGATAATGTGGAAAAACGGTTTTTAGGCTATTACGCTAAGAATTAA
- a CDS encoding M20/M25/M40 family metallo-hydrolase, whose product MKWNTPEQLEELLCEVVSWDSRTGTAGEMEFSSKIKDKLLELKYFEENRWQIQFHDAGKGRNAVTGFYNSGVTAKTIVLISHFDTVHIEEFGNLEALAFQPKALTEELKTKIDDLPKDVQPDVESDAYLFGRGTMDMKMGLVLHLHLLELATTEKWPINLILLTVPDEEVNSSGMRAAVSGLIDIREEYGLEYELFLNSEPSFSQRPQDENYYIYSGTIGKIMPSALFYGRETHAGEPLNGITGHYMATYLTKAMEFNADFVEEVYHEKTPLPICLKISDLKVNYSTQTSHHSAALYNVFLMKQNATDIMNTFNKTAVAAMAECEIDYNAICKREGVNPIGKIKVMEYCDLLAYAEEKLGIAKVVEIKNVVMADETLDERDMSIQISDQLMLNCQELAPATILFYAPPYYPAINSSDNELVTEKIELTQRILKEKFDVNAKQVHYFNGISDLSYVNYDENDTGWKAYKNNTPLWGDVYSIPFEEMQQLQAPVLNIGPFGKDAHKLTERLHKKSAFVHTPFALKAVVESMFVEHVEDREELETKSI is encoded by the coding sequence ATGAAATGGAATACACCCGAACAACTAGAAGAATTATTATGCGAGGTCGTTAGTTGGGACAGCAGAACCGGGACAGCCGGCGAAATGGAGTTTTCAAGTAAAATAAAAGACAAATTGCTGGAACTGAAGTATTTTGAAGAAAATCGTTGGCAGATCCAATTTCATGATGCAGGGAAAGGCCGAAACGCAGTGACAGGCTTTTATAATAGTGGGGTGACAGCTAAAACGATTGTGCTGATCAGTCATTTCGATACGGTCCATATAGAAGAATTCGGTAACTTGGAAGCGCTTGCATTCCAACCGAAAGCGTTAACGGAGGAACTCAAAACAAAAATTGATGATTTACCTAAGGATGTCCAACCAGATGTTGAATCGGATGCGTATTTATTTGGCCGGGGAACGATGGACATGAAAATGGGCCTAGTGTTGCATCTGCACTTGCTGGAATTGGCAACCACTGAGAAATGGCCAATCAACTTGATTTTATTAACCGTACCTGATGAAGAAGTGAACTCATCGGGAATGAGGGCGGCTGTCAGTGGATTAATCGATATACGAGAAGAGTATGGGCTAGAATATGAATTATTTTTAAACAGTGAACCTTCATTTTCACAAAGACCACAAGATGAAAATTATTATATTTACTCAGGAACAATCGGGAAAATCATGCCTTCTGCTTTATTTTACGGAAGGGAAACGCATGCAGGCGAACCGTTAAATGGGATTACCGGGCATTATATGGCCACTTATTTAACAAAGGCGATGGAGTTCAACGCAGACTTCGTCGAAGAAGTGTACCATGAAAAAACACCATTACCAATCTGTTTAAAAATCAGTGACTTGAAAGTAAATTATTCAACACAGACCTCACATCATAGTGCAGCGTTATACAACGTTTTTCTAATGAAACAAAATGCAACGGACATTATGAATACGTTCAATAAAACAGCTGTGGCTGCGATGGCTGAATGTGAAATAGATTACAACGCGATTTGTAAACGCGAAGGCGTCAATCCAATCGGTAAAATTAAAGTAATGGAATACTGCGATTTATTGGCGTATGCAGAAGAAAAACTAGGCATCGCAAAAGTCGTGGAAATAAAAAACGTCGTGATGGCAGATGAAACACTCGATGAACGCGATATGTCCATCCAAATCAGCGATCAACTCATGTTAAATTGTCAAGAATTAGCACCAGCAACGATCCTATTTTATGCACCGCCTTACTATCCGGCGATTAACTCGTCTGACAATGAACTGGTTACAGAAAAGATTGAGCTGACGCAACGAATCTTGAAAGAAAAGTTTGATGTTAACGCAAAACAAGTTCATTATTTCAATGGGATTTCGGATCTGAGTTATGTTAATTATGATGAAAATGATACAGGTTGGAAAGCATATAAAAATAATACACCTTTATGGGGAGATGTATACAGTATACCTTTCGAGGAAATGCAGCAGTTGCAGGCACCTGTGTTGAACATTGGGCCATTTGGGAAAGATGCGCATAAGTTGACGGAGCGGTTGCATAAGAAGAGTGCATTTGTGCACACGCCGTTTGCTTTGAAGGCTGTTGTGGAGAGTATGTTTGTTGAACATGTTGAAGATAGGGAAGAACTGGAGACGAAATCTATTTGA
- a CDS encoding TetR/AcrR family transcriptional regulator has protein sequence MKSRIINGFIEESVDNGVKFTMDDLARRLGISKRTLYEHFPSKVNILDSIIDMTLEEFDDQTRNIIENPKFTLVEKIRKAIVVMPKHNEFYDTRILEQLKRFYPEQWERVNRELYMWDDLKGLLEEGIRTGVIKDRNIDLLMKIIIEAMNTTFDRQFFLEHSISVTEAVETIVDMLLTGIIREK, from the coding sequence TTGAAGAGTCGAATCATAAATGGATTTATTGAAGAGTCTGTAGATAATGGTGTTAAGTTCACGATGGATGATTTAGCAAGACGACTTGGAATTAGTAAGCGTACGCTATATGAGCATTTTCCATCGAAAGTGAATATATTGGATTCAATTATTGATATGACGCTTGAAGAGTTCGACGACCAGACACGCAATATAATTGAGAACCCTAAATTTACGTTGGTGGAGAAAATCCGAAAAGCCATTGTGGTCATGCCGAAGCATAATGAGTTTTACGACACGCGTATTTTAGAGCAATTGAAACGCTTTTATCCGGAACAATGGGAACGAGTGAATCGTGAATTATATATGTGGGATGACTTGAAAGGGCTGCTCGAAGAAGGTATTAGAACTGGTGTCATTAAGGATCGTAATATTGATTTGCTAATGAAAATTATTATCGAGGCTATGAACACTACATTCGATCGCCAGTTTTTTTTAGAACATAGTATATCAGTAACCGAAGCGGTTGAAACGATTGTGGATATGTTATTAACGGGTATTATTAGAGAAAAATGA
- a CDS encoding MATE family efflux transporter, which yields MGEQQLLNRLDTESVGKSFMRYLIPSTVGMILMAINIVVDGIMVGNRLGPVALAGVGIAVPVYTIFVAMSLWIGIGAATRYSAEMGAKRPDKARVIFSHAIISIFILTIIIGLLAYLNRAKLAYLLGANTDTFPYVADYMSIMLLFGFVFTVENAFSILVRNDGGPNLSMIALVSTSLVNIGLNYVFLFVLDYGVRGAAAATVIGAAVGMIILSTHFFKKKSNLRFVRFKFDQKLFLIVLIIGFPSFLAEVGFSVFTISHNNTFERLAGTAGVSAFTILNYVHSVMLLLFLGMGAAIQPLISYYYGAKNEEKMKKTLRMAIGTSVGAGILFFFIGLFASGPIVGLFGDFPEEVMALAIPGIKLFFIAYLFMGMNFVMMTYYQSIGQIRMATWITASREIVFLLILLAILPKILGLTGVWLAIPTSEFIVLITIFYYHWKWNR from the coding sequence ATGGGAGAACAACAGTTATTAAACCGCTTAGACACGGAATCCGTTGGAAAGTCATTTATGAGGTATTTGATTCCTTCCACAGTTGGAATGATATTGATGGCTATTAATATTGTGGTTGACGGAATTATGGTAGGCAATCGTTTAGGCCCGGTTGCGCTCGCTGGAGTGGGCATTGCCGTTCCTGTGTATACGATATTCGTAGCGATGTCCCTTTGGATAGGAATTGGTGCTGCAACCCGTTATTCAGCAGAGATGGGCGCTAAACGGCCAGATAAAGCGCGCGTTATTTTTTCACATGCGATTATCTCTATCTTTATTTTAACGATAATTATTGGGCTACTTGCCTATTTGAATAGGGCAAAACTTGCGTATTTATTAGGTGCGAATACTGATACCTTCCCCTATGTAGCAGACTATATGAGTATCATGTTATTGTTCGGTTTCGTTTTTACGGTAGAAAATGCATTTAGCATATTGGTGAGAAATGACGGGGGACCAAATCTGTCAATGATTGCACTTGTCTCAACCTCACTTGTTAATATAGGATTGAATTATGTATTCCTTTTCGTACTCGATTATGGGGTAAGGGGAGCTGCGGCGGCAACGGTAATCGGTGCGGCTGTTGGCATGATCATATTGAGTACCCATTTTTTCAAAAAGAAAAGCAACTTACGTTTCGTTCGCTTCAAATTCGACCAAAAGTTATTCTTAATCGTATTGATCATAGGATTCCCTAGTTTTCTTGCTGAGGTCGGATTTTCGGTCTTTACAATTTCGCATAACAACACATTTGAACGCCTTGCAGGAACCGCAGGTGTATCTGCATTTACAATATTGAATTATGTCCACAGCGTTATGCTCCTCCTCTTTTTAGGGATGGGTGCAGCGATTCAACCGTTAATTAGCTATTATTACGGGGCAAAGAACGAGGAGAAAATGAAAAAAACATTACGAATGGCGATTGGGACATCGGTAGGAGCAGGTATCCTCTTTTTCTTTATCGGTCTCTTTGCGTCCGGACCAATTGTAGGTTTGTTCGGAGATTTCCCAGAGGAAGTGATGGCCCTGGCTATTCCAGGAATTAAACTATTCTTTATCGCTTATCTTTTCATGGGCATGAACTTTGTCATGATGACTTACTACCAATCTATCGGACAAATCAGGATGGCAACCTGGATTACAGCTTCTAGGGAAATTGTCTTTTTGCTCATCCTGCTTGCAATTCTACCGAAGATATTAGGATTGACGGGCGTTTGGTTAGCTATTCCAACATCAGAGTTTATCGTATTAATTACAATATTTTATTATCATTGGAAGTGGAACAGGTAA
- a CDS encoding AEC family transporter: protein MLSISTFVLAMIPLYIMAIIGFTARKLRVFSEHANQVFTQLMLYITLPALILFSLQTTFSIELLVDFVWLVAMSIFVLTVSVFIAAILRKKAALPDEQKSVFESLIVFGNQGFIGFAVIYILMAEQGVIYLTIFNIFYLILIWTYGIYLFTKHDQSINWRVLFFNPGILATLVGVCMLFLPFSWPDMILTTFEGIGKMTIPLSMILIGSFLADIQRKDFLQYGKNLYIWIAAMFKLILLPLSLLVFIFLPVPPSLIIVAVVTAAMPSASTTSVYAQKFGADASFASVGVMLTTTLCILTIPIIYNILQWVQLVIN from the coding sequence TTGCTATCTATCAGTACTTTTGTGCTGGCGATGATACCGCTTTATATCATGGCGATTATTGGCTTCACTGCGCGCAAATTACGCGTATTCAGTGAACATGCGAATCAGGTCTTTACACAGCTTATGCTGTATATTACTTTACCTGCGTTGATCTTGTTCTCGCTACAAACGACTTTTTCCATTGAATTGCTTGTCGATTTTGTTTGGCTTGTCGCCATGTCTATTTTCGTACTTACTGTATCTGTATTTATTGCGGCTATTCTGCGAAAAAAAGCTGCACTTCCTGATGAGCAAAAAAGTGTGTTTGAGAGCTTAATTGTTTTTGGCAATCAAGGGTTTATTGGATTTGCTGTTATTTATATTTTGATGGCCGAGCAAGGGGTTATCTACTTGACGATATTTAACATCTTTTACTTAATATTAATCTGGACGTATGGCATTTATCTGTTTACAAAGCATGACCAAAGCATAAATTGGCGTGTGTTATTTTTCAATCCGGGGATATTGGCAACACTGGTTGGCGTATGTATGCTATTCCTTCCGTTTAGTTGGCCGGACATGATTTTAACGACATTTGAAGGCATCGGTAAAATGACGATTCCTTTATCCATGATTCTGATTGGTAGCTTTCTTGCTGACATTCAGCGAAAGGACTTTCTACAGTACGGAAAGAATCTCTATATTTGGATTGCCGCCATGTTTAAATTAATACTTCTTCCGTTAAGCTTACTTGTTTTTATATTTCTACCTGTTCCACCTTCGCTCATCATCGTTGCCGTGGTGACAGCTGCAATGCCAAGTGCTTCGACGACCTCTGTTTATGCGCAAAAATTTGGTGCAGACGCTTCCTTTGCATCGGTTGGTGTTATGCTGACGACAACCCTTTGCATCCTAACCATCCCGATCATTTACAACATTCTACAGTGGGTACAATTAGTAATAAACTAG
- a CDS encoding MarR family winged helix-turn-helix transcriptional regulator has product MMKDFLTLDKQLCFAVYETGAAFTKLYTSVLKPFGLTYPQYLVLLALWERDGITMKELGEQVDLGTGTLTPMIARMQENGWLRKDRSTEDQRRVYVMLQEKAYVERSNITQQVMQEIQLCQISLTEYDELMARLDELNKKLKERTNLSTV; this is encoded by the coding sequence ATGATGAAAGACTTTCTGACGCTTGATAAACAGCTATGTTTCGCTGTTTATGAAACTGGAGCGGCGTTCACCAAGCTTTATACAAGTGTGCTGAAACCATTCGGGCTTACGTATCCCCAATACCTGGTGCTACTAGCCTTATGGGAGCGTGACGGAATCACAATGAAAGAACTGGGCGAACAAGTCGATCTCGGTACGGGTACACTAACGCCGATGATTGCCCGCATGCAGGAAAACGGTTGGCTACGCAAAGACCGGTCAACAGAAGACCAACGTAGAGTATATGTCATGTTGCAAGAGAAGGCGTACGTCGAACGAAGCAACATCACGCAGCAAGTCATGCAAGAGATTCAACTGTGCCAGATCAGCTTGACTGAGTATGATGAGCTGATGGCAAGACTGGATGAACTAAACAAGAAATTGAAAGAGCGGACGAACCTTTCTACCGTCTAA
- a CDS encoding glutathione peroxidase yields the protein MVSVYDFEVNKPNGDKLSLEAYKGKPLIIVNTASKCGFAPQFGGLQSLYEQYKDDGLMILGFPCDQFNDQEFDNIDETTEFCQLNYGVTFPMMAKVDVNGDDAEPLFNHLTSEQKGLLSKKIKWNFTKFLVDGNGQVIKRYAPQTAPEKLAEDVEKLL from the coding sequence TTGGTATCCGTTTATGATTTTGAAGTGAACAAACCGAATGGTGACAAGTTGTCTTTGGAAGCGTATAAAGGGAAGCCTTTAATCATCGTAAACACGGCAAGTAAATGCGGCTTCGCGCCGCAGTTTGGTGGACTGCAATCGCTATATGAACAATACAAAGATGACGGCCTGATGATTCTTGGTTTTCCTTGCGATCAGTTCAATGATCAGGAATTCGATAATATTGATGAAACGACTGAATTCTGCCAATTGAATTACGGCGTGACGTTCCCGATGATGGCGAAAGTCGATGTCAATGGTGATGATGCAGAACCGTTATTCAATCACTTAACGTCAGAACAAAAAGGGCTGTTGTCGAAGAAAATCAAATGGAACTTCACAAAGTTCCTAGTAGACGGCAACGGACAAGTCATTAAGCGCTATGCACCGCAAACAGCTCCCGAAAAACTCGCAGAAGACGTGGAAAAGCTGTTATGA
- a CDS encoding organic hydroperoxide resistance protein, protein MKPLYETTIINTGGRDGSVYSPDNIFNLDVAKPAALGGEVTTASNPEQLFAAGYSACFNSALELQLDKDKVEYTSSEVIATVALYPDKKDGGVKLGVKLEVTIAGVDQAVADEYVHKAHNYCPYSKAINGNVEVEITVK, encoded by the coding sequence ATGAAACCACTTTACGAAACGACAATTATCAATACAGGCGGACGAGATGGATCTGTTTATTCACCGGACAATATATTCAATCTGGACGTTGCAAAACCTGCAGCGCTTGGCGGTGAAGTAACGACTGCATCAAATCCTGAGCAATTGTTTGCTGCAGGATATAGCGCATGTTTCAACAGCGCACTCGAACTTCAATTAGACAAAGACAAAGTTGAGTATACAAGTAGTGAAGTGATCGCAACCGTGGCACTGTATCCAGATAAAAAAGATGGTGGCGTTAAACTGGGCGTCAAGCTCGAAGTGACAATTGCTGGTGTAGATCAGGCAGTCGCAGATGAATATGTACATAAGGCACATAATTACTGCCCGTATTCTAAAGCAATCAATGGCAATGTTGAAGTCGAGATTACTGTAAAATAA